From the genome of Pseudomonas migulae:
TCAAGAAATCTCTTCGAACACAACCTCGTGCATCTGGATTTTATAACCGGAGAAAACCTTCTCTACAGCGGTGGTTGCGGTTTCCGGCGCAGGAATGAAAAAACGCTCTCGCAAGAGCGCCAATTTGTCTGCGAGATAAATTACTGATGCGAGCGTTCCAGCAGGGGAAATGGCAAATCCCCATTCGTACTCGTCGTAGTTTTTACCGTCCAGCAAACGAAGCCCATCCAGCAAGGCATTGTAGTCATTCGCTAGCTGGAGAATCTGAGTGATTCCGTCGCGTTGCTCTGGAGTGAAGTCTTCGTATTGGGACTCGAACAATTGGCGAAGGGAGAAAAAGTCGACCTTGAATGGCGAGGCTACTGGTCCGTACTCACTCAATTTCCGACCGTTCCTAACAAAAGGATCATTCCGGCGATTGTGCTCTGCTGCCAACGTCCGCAGTCCATCAAGCGCACGGTCACGAACGTCTGTAAGAATCAGATAGAGCCTTTCGAGAGTCCGTTTTTTCTGCTTCTGCTCCTTGTATCTGCCCAGAAGAAAATCGAATATGAACTTTGGCAAAAATTTAAATGCACCGAGTAGGAATGACATCACGAGCCACTTCCTCCTGCGCTTGGGCTGTAAATTGGATTCATGTCGTCTGACTTAAAGTGCCAGAACCTGGCGATTTGCCGAGACTCCGAAGCATTCAAGATGTCTGCCGCAGGTGAAAACGTGGAAGCATAAAGATGGATGAATTGAGACATTATATGGACACTGATCTGTAGTCCCGCATCAGTCATCCGCGCCTGAGTTGGGAGATCTTGCGCCTGACCGATCTGCATCGCACTGATGTAATTGCTATGCGAGTAACCGCAGAGGTAGCTGTAAACGTTATCGAAATATTTGCGATGGAATCCTGCACGGACGGCCTCATCAGCCCACGACCAGCCAACACGCCAATTCCCCTTTAGCAACTGATCGACCTGCTTGGGCGAATAAGATTTAAGGTGCTCAGATGACTGGATTAACGGCAATAGCTCAGCTTGCTGCTCACGTGCAGATGTTTGCTTAGCTCGACCCTCATCACTCGTCGCAGTGTGCTCCACCCTGTCTTGTAGGCCCGCGTACTGCCATATGCGATGCCGAAATCTTGAAAGCTCCACGTCGCCACTAAAAAGCCAATGCAATGTCAGGAACGTCTCGACGGACGCTCTCGCAAGAATCGAAACAGACCCTTGGTCAATGAACTCATATGCCGAGCCTGTTTTGCTTTGAAACACGCAGCCATTCGAAATCGTCTTCGTGGAGCACAGTTGCTTGAAAAGCTTCAAGGAAAGCGTCTGGATGTCGTTTAAGAATTCCATCCCCGGAGTGATAGGGCTGTTATGTCGCGAATTGATGACGAGAATCATCAGTTCGATCATCGCATCGAAATCATGTTCGATATCCCTTGGAAAAGGGGTCATCGGAGATACCCCTGCCCTTTCATCAGAAGCAAAGATCTGACCCACAGCTTCTTCCAAAGAGGCGTGTCATAGGCAAATCCGACTCTAGGCCTGCTTTGTGTGACAGACCTCGCAAATGCACCAATGGGCGTGTCGCGACGGATGTAGCCGATTTCGAAGTAATCGCTACGCTTTTCTAGAGCACTTTCGCCATGTTGATACAGATGGCTGTCATGAAAGTCACTTAGCTCCCGCTCCAATGGAATTGAAGAAAACCGGAAGTCAGGATCTATGAAGCCGTAGTCCGCCAGGAGAATGGGATGATCGCTATGGCTTACGACATGCATCATCGTTTCCCTGATAACCTCAGGACGTACTGTTCCTGGGCGGACAGTAAACTGGTCACGTTTTCCACGAATTTGTAGCCAGAGGCTCCAGACGCCGGTACAGGCGGCAATAACAGCCCCGATGAGCGTGATCTGCTTCGTCAAA
Proteins encoded in this window:
- a CDS encoding DUF5677 domain-containing protein, whose translation is MTPFPRDIEHDFDAMIELMILVINSRHNSPITPGMEFLNDIQTLSLKLFKQLCSTKTISNGCVFQSKTGSAYEFIDQGSVSILARASVETFLTLHWLFSGDVELSRFRHRIWQYAGLQDRVEHTATSDEGRAKQTSAREQQAELLPLIQSSEHLKSYSPKQVDQLLKGNWRVGWSWADEAVRAGFHRKYFDNVYSYLCGYSHSNYISAMQIGQAQDLPTQARMTDAGLQISVHIMSQFIHLYASTFSPAADILNASESRQIARFWHFKSDDMNPIYSPSAGGSGS